A DNA window from Ostrea edulis unplaced genomic scaffold, xbOstEdul1.1 scaffold_63, whole genome shotgun sequence contains the following coding sequences:
- the LOC125653337 gene encoding putative nuclease HARBI1 → MAVNRRNFKERKDCLREYSNAELIKRFRLDMNGIQFVENIIGNEIRAGSLRNHALTSTQKLLLTLRYLATGKMQLCNGDDMGVSQPTVSRAISVTLQSLSSDRMVQQFIKFPVQADQIRRNQEHFFQVAGFPGIVGAIDGTHVQIIAPSVDENEFINRHHYHSINVQVVFDASYKILDIVAKWPGSTHDSRILRESGLHVLFENNHIPVHTHLLGDSGYPSRRWLLTPFLRPLPGAQTNYNRAHKRTRSIVERGIGQLKRRFHVLHGEVRLSPQKTCQVIIACAVLHNICKDRQIPIPDEDPDENPNDAEDDDTNHHDGGAVHGNNNGTLYRQLFAVTHF, encoded by the exons ATGGCGGTGAACAGGAGAAATTTTAAAGAGAGGAAAGATTGTTTAAGGGAATATTCAAATGCAGAATTGATCAAACGTTTCAGATTAGATATGAATGGAATCCAATTCGTTGAAAACATTATTGGTAATGAAATTCGAGCGGGATCTTTAAGAAATCATGCTTTAACATCAACCCAGAAATTATTATTGACACTTAGATACTTAGCAACGGGCAAAATGCAACTATGTAATGGGGATGACATGGGTGTTTCGCAGCCTACAGTTTCGAGGGCAATATCAGTGACACTGCAAAGCCTATCTTCGGACAGAATGGTGCAGCAATTTATCAAGTTTCCCGTGCAAGCTGACCAAATTCGTCGAAATCAAGAGCACTTTTTCCAAGTCGCAGGATTTCCTGGGATTGTTGGTGCTATTGATGGGACACATGTGCAGATTATTGCCCCAAGTGttgatgaaaatgaatttataaacaGGCATCATTACCACAGCATAAATGTACAAGTTGTTTTTGATGCCAGTTACAAAATTCTTGATATTGTGGCAAAGTGGCCTGGTTCAACCCATGATTCGAGGATTTTGAGGGAGAGCGGACttcatgttttgtttgaaaacaacCACATCCCAGTGCACACCCATCTCCTTGGCGACAGTGGCTATCCATCTCGCAGATGGTTACTCACTCCCTTCTTGAGACCCCTACCGGGTGCCCAGACCAACTACAATAG GGCACATAAAAGAACACGCAGCATTGTTGAAAGGGGCATTGGTCAGTTGAAACGCCGTTTCCATGTATTACATGGTGAAGTACGCCTCTCTCCACAAAAGACCTGTCAAGTAATCATAGCTTGTGCCGTGCTCCACAATATATGTAAAGATAGACAAATTCCAATTCCTGATGAAGATCCAGACGAAAACCCTAATGATGCTGAGGATGATGATACGAATCACCATGATGGGGGAGCAGTCCATGGCAACAACAATGGGACGTTGTACAGACAACTGTTTGCTGTGACTCACTTTTGA